In one Candidatus Bathyarchaeia archaeon genomic region, the following are encoded:
- the pstS gene encoding phosphate ABC transporter substrate-binding protein PstS, translating into MGAGASFPYPLISKWAQEYEILTNGMVTINYQSIGSGGGIKQITERAIDFGATDAPLTPDEAKRAPGLLHIPETIGAVVLAYNLPGIDKRLKLSGDVLADIYLGKIVKWNDPRIASMNEGMALPDREIVVVKRSDSSGTTFIFTDYLSTVSGEWMRNVGRGKVFNYPEALSARGVQAKGNEGVTAIIKQTPYSIGYVELTYALQNNIPYALLRNKAGRFVEANFETIASAASAAFPKLPKGDEPWDKVSIVDAEGEGSYPIASFTYILVYKDLSYMGKEKAQALVGFLRWAVTEGQKYCKDLYYVPLPPEVQRLNLETISMIRI; encoded by the coding sequence TTGGGGGCCGGAGCCTCCTTCCCATACCCACTAATATCTAAATGGGCACAAGAATATGAAATCCTGACGAATGGCATGGTGACCATCAATTACCAAAGCATAGGCAGCGGGGGCGGCATAAAGCAAATCACGGAAAGGGCCATAGATTTCGGGGCAACGGACGCGCCCCTAACGCCGGATGAGGCGAAGAGGGCGCCAGGCCTCCTCCACATCCCGGAAACCATTGGCGCCGTAGTCTTGGCCTATAACCTGCCGGGGATCGACAAGAGGCTGAAGCTTAGCGGCGACGTCTTGGCCGACATATATTTGGGCAAAATCGTCAAGTGGAACGACCCGAGGATAGCCTCAATGAACGAGGGGATGGCGCTCCCTGATAGGGAAATTGTCGTTGTGAAGAGGTCCGATTCGAGCGGAACTACCTTCATATTCACGGACTATTTATCGACGGTGAGCGGCGAATGGATGAGGAACGTGGGGAGGGGCAAGGTCTTCAATTATCCCGAGGCGTTGAGCGCAAGGGGGGTACAGGCCAAGGGGAATGAGGGGGTCACGGCCATCATTAAGCAAACACCATACTCGATCGGCTATGTGGAGCTCACATACGCCCTTCAAAATAACATACCATACGCACTCCTCAGGAATAAGGCCGGGAGGTTCGTCGAGGCGAACTTCGAAACGATAGCAAGCGCCGCCTCCGCGGCCTTCCCCAAGCTCCCCAAGGGGGATGAACCTTGGGATAAAGTGAGCATCGTCGACGCGGAAGGGGAGGGATCCTATCCAATTGCCAGCTTTACCTACATATTGGTCTATAAGGACCTATCCTATATGGGCAAGGAGAAGGCCCAAGCCTTGGTGGGCTTCTTAAGGTGGGCCGTGACCGAAGGGCAGAAATATTGCAAGGACCTATATTACGTGCCTCTCCCACCCGAGGTGCAGAGGCTCAACTTGGAAACGATATCGATGATCCGGATATGA
- the pstC gene encoding phosphate ABC transporter permease subunit PstC yields the protein MRRDKFKVLTLLFSILFLIFSALFICELFSASSLTWSRLGIAFIFGQRWDPLNGVYGALPFIYGTIVSSTFALLVAAVLGIGVAIFLSEISPKGLREPLSAVMELIAAIPSVIIGLWGIFVLVPFVRDSLQPMVSPLSFIPLFSGRSPSGLSMLAAIIVLSFMITPIVATVAKDCLLMVPRELKEAAYGLGARRYEVIRHVSIPYAKSGIIGGLILGYGRAIGETMAVTMVIGNSYAISPSLLSPAHTMAAVLANEFAEATDALYLSSLTAIALLLILISLVINLTGRSVVIRWQRAAR from the coding sequence ATGAGGAGGGATAAGTTCAAAGTCCTAACCCTTCTTTTTTCCATCCTATTCCTAATTTTCTCAGCCCTATTCATCTGTGAGCTATTCTCAGCCTCAAGCCTGACTTGGAGTAGGCTCGGGATCGCCTTCATATTCGGCCAAAGATGGGATCCGCTCAATGGGGTTTACGGTGCCCTCCCGTTCATCTATGGCACAATTGTTTCCTCCACCTTCGCCCTGCTAGTGGCGGCGGTATTGGGGATCGGGGTAGCCATATTCCTATCAGAGATATCGCCGAAGGGCCTTAGGGAGCCCCTCTCGGCCGTAATGGAACTAATAGCCGCGATACCCAGCGTGATAATAGGCCTATGGGGAATCTTCGTCCTAGTGCCATTCGTTAGGGATTCCCTCCAACCCATGGTGTCCCCGCTCTCCTTCATACCGCTCTTCTCCGGCAGGAGTCCGAGCGGGCTCTCGATGCTCGCGGCCATAATAGTGCTCTCCTTCATGATAACTCCGATAGTCGCCACGGTGGCGAAGGATTGTCTCCTCATGGTCCCGCGGGAGCTGAAGGAGGCGGCCTATGGCTTGGGCGCTAGGAGATATGAGGTCATAAGGCATGTGAGCATACCATATGCCAAGAGCGGCATAATCGGAGGCCTAATATTAGGCTATGGGAGGGCCATAGGGGAGACGATGGCGGTCACCATGGTTATAGGGAACTCCTACGCGATCTCCCCCTCCCTCCTCAGCCCCGCCCATACAATGGCCGCCGTGTTGGCGAACGAGTTCGCGGAGGCTACCGATGCCCTCTATCTCTCCTCACTTACGGCCATAGCCCTCCTCCTGATTCTCATATCCTTGGTCATAAACTTGACCGGTAGGTCAGTGGTGATTAGATGGCAAAGGGCCGCAAGATAA
- the pstA gene encoding phosphate ABC transporter permease PstA, whose product MAKGRKIKDWLLAASSASSVAIVAFPLIHIILTTAMNGIRSIDLAFLTSLPKPPGEAGGGIAHAIQGSMILAALTMAISIPSSLMIAVYLVEYRDRRLGEILEVVNDAFTGTPSIVAGVFVYSFVVLRHGFSALAGAMALSILAIPNLVRIFGEALKLVPLDLRMAGLALGAPKWRVIIHIVLSAAMPSIASGALLILARVMGETAPLLFTAFGSNRFAYDILHPVSAIPLVIYTYATSPYTDWHGKAWGAALILMLLVLAINLLVKYGLKGRG is encoded by the coding sequence ATGGCAAAGGGCCGCAAGATAAAGGACTGGCTCTTGGCGGCCTCCTCCGCCTCCTCAGTGGCAATAGTCGCCTTCCCATTGATTCACATAATCCTTACCACGGCGATGAACGGCATCCGATCGATCGATCTAGCCTTCCTAACGTCCCTACCAAAGCCCCCCGGCGAGGCCGGGGGCGGCATAGCGCACGCCATACAGGGCTCGATGATCCTCGCGGCCCTCACGATGGCGATTAGCATCCCGTCCTCGTTGATGATCGCCGTATACTTGGTGGAATATCGAGATAGGAGATTGGGGGAAATCCTAGAGGTCGTGAACGATGCCTTCACGGGGACCCCCAGCATAGTGGCTGGAGTATTCGTCTATTCCTTCGTGGTCCTGAGGCATGGATTCTCGGCCTTGGCCGGAGCGATGGCGTTGAGCATACTCGCCATCCCGAATTTGGTGAGGATCTTCGGGGAAGCCCTCAAATTGGTCCCATTGGATTTGAGGATGGCGGGCTTGGCGTTGGGGGCCCCGAAATGGCGGGTCATAATCCACATAGTCTTGAGCGCGGCGATGCCATCGATAGCCTCCGGGGCGCTATTGATCCTAGCGAGAGTTATGGGGGAAACGGCCCCACTGCTCTTCACAGCATTCGGCAGCAATAGGTTCGCCTACGACATCCTTCATCCGGTTTCGGCCATACCGTTGGTGATTTATACATATGCCACATCCCCCTACACCGATTGGCATGGGAAGGCTTGGGGGGCCGCCCTCATCCTAATGCTTCTCGTGCTCGCGATAAACCTCTTGGTCAAATATGGCCTAAAGGGGAGAGGATAG
- a CDS encoding VIT1/CCC1 transporter family protein, giving the protein MKGGSVAFNASTFRILEAAEAALSDELYASILYGRLAITHGDGPIGTKLGRMAEMERDHAEFWRDFLRRRHRPAPGRAVYGPRLALHVAASRLLGLRIFLLFLERDEREAIELYSKLIESPGIDGPERERLRGILEDELLHERELLEEESKAKEHIAHVRDAVLGMNDGLVEILSITSGLAGAYGDPFHTALGGLVVAVAGALSMGMGVFASVKAQRQVSESLLRRVEEASRYVAHVFKERLIGHMMKRGYSVELSRAVAEESSKDPELLSKIIAEEEYGLRGESMGSPRRAGLYSGLSNISGALIPLLPYFLGLPISIAMPLSVILAAAALAITGSLVAILASLPVRRRALEMILIGLGAAGSTFLIGRIASMLLGINV; this is encoded by the coding sequence TTGAAGGGAGGATCCGTTGCCTTTAACGCATCAACATTCCGCATCCTAGAGGCAGCCGAGGCGGCGCTATCGGACGAGCTATACGCCTCAATCCTATATGGCCGATTGGCGATCACCCATGGGGATGGGCCGATCGGGACGAAGCTGGGGAGGATGGCCGAGATGGAGCGGGATCACGCTGAGTTCTGGCGCGATTTCTTGCGAAGGAGGCATCGTCCGGCGCCGGGCAGGGCTGTCTACGGCCCAAGGCTCGCCCTTCACGTTGCCGCGTCTAGATTGTTGGGCCTCAGAATCTTCCTGCTATTCTTAGAGAGGGATGAGCGCGAGGCCATCGAGCTTTATTCCAAGCTCATCGAGAGCCCCGGGATCGATGGGCCGGAGAGGGAGAGGCTTAGGGGGATCTTGGAGGATGAGCTCCTTCACGAGCGGGAGCTCCTCGAGGAGGAATCCAAGGCTAAGGAGCACATCGCCCACGTCAGGGATGCCGTCTTAGGCATGAACGATGGCTTGGTCGAGATATTATCGATCACGTCCGGTTTGGCGGGGGCCTACGGGGATCCCTTCCACACGGCTTTGGGAGGGCTCGTGGTCGCGGTGGCTGGCGCGCTGTCAATGGGGATGGGCGTCTTCGCCAGCGTAAAGGCGCAGAGGCAGGTTAGTGAAAGCCTCCTGCGCAGGGTCGAGGAGGCATCGAGGTACGTTGCGCATGTATTCAAGGAGAGGCTGATCGGGCACATGATGAAGAGGGGATATAGTGTTGAGCTCTCAAGGGCAGTGGCTGAGGAATCCTCCAAGGACCCAGAGCTGCTTTCCAAGATTATAGCCGAGGAGGAATATGGCCTCAGGGGGGAATCCATGGGTAGCCCGCGCAGGGCCGGGCTTTACTCGGGGCTATCCAATATTTCCGGGGCCCTCATTCCCTTGCTCCCCTATTTCCTCGGCCTTCCAATCTCGATCGCGATGCCGCTCTCGGTGATATTGGCGGCTGCGGCATTGGCCATCACCGGGTCCCTCGTGGCGATCTTGGCCTCCTTGCCGGTGAGGCGAAGGGCCTTGGAAATGATATTGATCGGTTTGGGGGCCGCGGGCTCCACGTTCCTGATCGGCAGGATAGCCTCCATGCTCTTGGGGATCAACGTTTGA
- a CDS encoding metalloregulator ArsR/SmtB family transcription factor translates to MPRSNISRIQRLLKSGLSKAESPEQHLRELKKLVKEEVDEGEIKKQSKILKALSNPERLKIMKLLSARKVCVCEIMSALGLSQTTASYHLRVLRGAGLVKDEKRGKWVFYTISSPDALRLLEKIRMSAKIPIKR, encoded by the coding sequence ATGCCAAGATCCAACATCAGCAGGATCCAAAGGCTCCTGAAGTCGGGGCTCTCCAAGGCCGAAAGCCCGGAGCAACACCTAAGGGAGCTCAAGAAGTTGGTGAAAGAGGAGGTGGACGAGGGCGAGATCAAGAAACAAAGCAAAATACTGAAGGCCCTTTCGAACCCGGAGCGCTTGAAGATAATGAAGCTTCTAAGCGCAAGAAAAGTCTGCGTATGCGAGATAATGTCCGCCTTGGGCCTATCCCAGACTACGGCATCCTATCACCTCAGGGTGCTCAGGGGCGCTGGCTTGGTGAAGGATGAGAAAAGGGGCAAGTGGGTCTTTTACACAATATCGAGCCCAGATGCCCTAAGGCTCTTGGAAAAAATTCGCATGAGCGCTAAAATCCCAATCAAACGTTGA
- a CDS encoding permease: MVFEIIWNLVTAGLLALEDYIAAHVLTCLIPAFLLAGAMVAFVNREAILDHLGERANKAKSFPLAAASSFFLAACSCTVIPVSSGLYYSGAGIGVAFIILWVAPAANVLALTYTGSILGGGMVVSRVIAALLMAFIVGAVMTLAFRGERLEAFAVGTGGGKANRKLFARRDLALLLLILLSLLMPNYLVRSGPYINKVLVWAAFTAIMAIYAMKAIPRDRLQEWLRETWWFVRIITPLLLIGVFIVGVIGRLLPQDLVRAWLGGNGLAASFLATLIGSISYFATMTEAPFVDTLMRLGMGKGPALALLLTGPGLSLPNWLAIARVFGAKKALVYVSTIIILGTFVGWFWGNFIF; the protein is encoded by the coding sequence ATGGTGTTCGAAATCATATGGAATTTAGTAACTGCTGGATTGCTCGCCTTGGAGGACTACATCGCCGCCCACGTGCTGACCTGCCTCATCCCGGCATTCCTATTGGCTGGCGCGATGGTGGCCTTCGTCAACCGAGAGGCCATATTGGACCACTTGGGCGAAAGGGCCAATAAGGCCAAATCCTTCCCGCTGGCGGCCGCCTCCAGCTTTTTCTTGGCCGCCTGCTCCTGTACGGTGATCCCAGTTTCGAGCGGGCTTTATTACAGCGGCGCCGGGATTGGAGTCGCCTTCATCATCCTTTGGGTCGCGCCAGCGGCGAACGTATTGGCCCTCACCTATACGGGGAGTATCCTCGGCGGCGGAATGGTCGTTTCTAGGGTGATCGCCGCCCTTTTGATGGCCTTCATCGTTGGCGCCGTCATGACGTTGGCCTTCAGGGGCGAGAGGCTGGAGGCATTCGCCGTGGGGACGGGTGGGGGAAAGGCGAACAGGAAGCTCTTCGCCCGGCGGGATCTGGCCCTCCTCTTATTGATCCTCCTCTCCCTACTAATGCCCAATTACTTGGTGAGGAGCGGGCCCTATATCAACAAGGTCTTGGTCTGGGCCGCCTTCACGGCCATCATGGCCATCTACGCCATGAAGGCCATACCTCGGGATAGGCTTCAGGAATGGCTTAGGGAGACTTGGTGGTTCGTGAGGATCATAACCCCCCTGCTCTTGATCGGCGTCTTCATCGTCGGCGTGATAGGGAGGCTGCTGCCTCAGGATCTGGTCAGGGCGTGGCTCGGGGGGAACGGCCTAGCCGCATCCTTCCTCGCTACCCTAATAGGATCGATAAGCTATTTCGCCACGATGACCGAGGCGCCCTTCGTCGATACCCTCATGAGGCTGGGCATGGGTAAGGGGCCCGCCTTGGCCCTCCTTCTCACCGGGCCAGGCCTCAGCCTGCCCAATTGGTTGGCGATAGCGAGGGTATTCGGGGCCAAAAAGGCCCTCGTTTACGTGTCCACTATAATAATCCTTGGAACCTTCGTGGGATGGTTCTGGGGAAATTTTATATTTTGA
- a CDS encoding thioredoxin family protein yields MKIQVVGAGCPKCQATEKNVINACQELGLAADISHIYDVRQFAKLGVQMTPAVLVDGKVVVSGKVPTVDELKELLSKLSR; encoded by the coding sequence ATGAAGATACAGGTCGTTGGGGCCGGTTGCCCAAAGTGCCAAGCGACGGAGAAGAACGTGATCAACGCTTGCCAAGAGCTTGGGCTGGCCGCCGATATATCACACATCTACGATGTGAGGCAATTCGCGAAGCTCGGGGTCCAGATGACGCCCGCCGTGCTGGTGGATGGCAAGGTCGTGGTCTCTGGCAAGGTTCCCACGGTGGATGAGTTGAAGGAGCTCCTATCCAAGCTCAGCCGCTAA
- a CDS encoding ATP-binding cassette domain-containing protein — translation MGEAKMNDAIEAINLTKYYDNILAVDHISFEVKRGEIFGFLGPNGAGKTTTIRLLTGQAKPNSGRAIIAGFDMARESIKAKGLIGVVPELSNLYDELSVWDNIIFAAQLYGVPRDVRGTRARELLELIGLYDRRGDRVGNLSKGMRRRLTIAAALIHEPDILFLDEPTSGLDVQSARAIRALIKELNEKDMTVFLTTHYIEEADQLCDRIAIINKGRIVAEGKPEELKSRAKGRVALDISFGPRGIPRDGLATLEHVKEVSKFGDVFRVYVDDITGFLKALADLAQRSGLEITSISTVKSSLEDAFVRITGLSPESMRVEKEPARGRGDVG, via the coding sequence ATGGGGGAGGCTAAAATGAACGACGCGATAGAGGCGATAAACCTGACGAAGTATTATGACAATATCCTAGCGGTGGACCATATAAGCTTCGAGGTCAAAAGGGGCGAGATATTCGGGTTCTTGGGTCCGAATGGAGCTGGGAAGACCACCACAATACGCCTACTCACTGGGCAGGCGAAGCCCAATTCTGGGCGGGCCATCATCGCCGGCTTCGATATGGCGCGCGAATCCATAAAGGCCAAGGGGCTGATCGGGGTCGTCCCGGAGCTTTCCAATCTCTACGATGAATTGAGCGTTTGGGACAACATCATCTTCGCCGCCCAGCTCTATGGCGTGCCGAGGGATGTCCGGGGGACGAGGGCGAGGGAGCTCCTCGAGCTCATCGGGCTTTACGATCGGCGCGGGGATCGGGTCGGGAATCTCTCCAAGGGGATGAGGAGGCGCCTCACTATAGCCGCTGCCCTGATCCACGAGCCAGACATACTCTTCTTGGATGAGCCCACCTCCGGCCTCGACGTCCAAAGCGCTAGGGCCATCCGCGCCCTGATAAAGGAATTGAACGAAAAGGACATGACCGTTTTCCTCACCACCCATTATATCGAGGAGGCGGATCAGCTATGCGATCGCATAGCCATAATCAATAAGGGGAGGATCGTCGCCGAGGGCAAGCCGGAGGAGCTGAAATCAAGGGCCAAGGGGCGGGTTGCGCTCGACATTTCATTCGGCCCTAGGGGGATACCGAGGGATGGGCTCGCGACCTTGGAGCACGTCAAGGAGGTTTCCAAGTTCGGGGACGTTTTCAGGGTTTACGTCGACGATATAACGGGATTCCTCAAAGCCCTCGCGGACCTCGCTCAGAGGAGCGGCCTCGAGATAACATCCATCAGCACGGTGAAGTCCAGCTTGGAGGATGCATTCGTGAGGATAACCGGGCTGAGCCCCGAGAGCATGAGGGTGGAGAAGGAGCCCGCGAGGGGGAGGGGGGATGTTGGCTAG